The Georgenia faecalis genome includes a window with the following:
- the bcp gene encoding thioredoxin-dependent thiol peroxidase, with amino-acid sequence MPTLSAGDTAPDFTLPTADGGTVSLAELRTGATSGVVVYFYPAAGTPGCTTQACDFRDSLAGLQASGYAVVGVSPDPQPALARFAEKEGLTFPLASDPEHEVAEAYGAWGEKKNYGRTYTGIIRSTVVVDPAGTVTLAQHNVKATGHVARLRRELGID; translated from the coding sequence GTGCCCACGCTCTCCGCCGGCGACACCGCCCCGGACTTCACCCTGCCGACCGCCGACGGCGGCACGGTCAGCCTCGCCGAGCTGCGCACCGGCGCGACCTCCGGCGTCGTCGTGTACTTCTACCCGGCTGCGGGCACGCCCGGGTGCACCACGCAGGCCTGCGACTTCCGCGACAGCCTCGCCGGCCTCCAGGCGAGCGGCTACGCCGTCGTCGGCGTCTCCCCCGACCCGCAGCCCGCGCTCGCGCGCTTCGCCGAGAAGGAGGGGCTGACGTTCCCGCTCGCCTCCGACCCCGAGCACGAGGTCGCCGAGGCCTACGGCGCGTGGGGCGAGAAGAAGAACTACGGGCGCACCTACACCGGCATCATCCGCTCCACGGTCGTCGTCGACCCGGCCGGCACCGTGACGCTGGCGCAGCACAACGTCAAGGCGACGGGCCACGTGGCCAGGCTTCGTCGCGAGCTCGGGATCGACTAG